A DNA window from Bombus vancouverensis nearcticus chromosome 6, iyBomVanc1_principal, whole genome shotgun sequence contains the following coding sequences:
- the LOC143302878 gene encoding venom serine protease Bi-VSP-like, translating to MEVQMPVIKNAECKIAYSKFPNAPDITDGIICAEHAQGGKDSCTADRGGPLLIQHELTSYLIGIVSYAYKCGTAGYPSVYTRVTSYLDFILQAMQ from the exons atggaagtacaaatgccagtgattaagaacgccgaatgcaaaatagcttattccaaatttcctaatgcacctgatatcactgatggtataatatgcgccgaacatgctcagggtggaaaggattcttgtacg gctgaccgcggcggaccactgctgatacaacatgaattaacctcgtatttaataggcattgtgtcttatgcttataagtgcggcacagctggctatcccagcgtttacactagggtcacatcgtaccttgacttcattctccaagcgatgcaataa